One Roseburia rectibacter DNA window includes the following coding sequences:
- a CDS encoding PucR family transcriptional regulator yields the protein MISNHKIQTALDEIKDISRIDLALYTEKGKPVAATFEPEEDLEDAITSFADSMAESQMLSGYHFFKVIVDGEVEYILLTKSQAEDAYMVGRLAVCQIRNLAAAYMEQFDRNNFMQNILLGNMLVVDMYNKAQKLHIEQAERVVYVIDLEDKKDSTAVELVKNLFATKMRDYVTEVDEQSIVLIKDVRDIKSEDELQKLADMIVDNMHTEAMVRVRVGYGNQVNNLPDIAKSYQEAKMALEVGKIFYAEKETIAYRYLGIGRLIYQLPMSLCEMFIHEVFGDEIPDIFNEETTTTIQKFFENNLNISETARQLYVHRNTLVYRLERLEKIIGLDIRKFDDAMTFKLALMVISHMQYAKRQDTDQR from the coding sequence ATGATTTCAAACCATAAAATACAGACAGCACTTGATGAGATAAAAGATATATCGAGAATTGATCTTGCACTTTATACAGAAAAAGGAAAACCGGTTGCGGCAACCTTTGAGCCGGAGGAGGATTTAGAAGATGCGATCACGTCTTTTGCAGATTCCATGGCAGAGAGCCAGATGCTCTCAGGATATCACTTTTTTAAAGTTATCGTGGATGGCGAGGTGGAATATATTCTGCTGACAAAGTCGCAGGCAGAGGATGCTTATATGGTAGGGCGTTTAGCAGTCTGCCAGATCAGGAATCTTGCGGCGGCATATATGGAACAGTTTGACCGGAACAATTTCATGCAGAATATCCTGCTTGGCAATATGTTAGTCGTAGATATGTATAATAAGGCGCAGAAACTTCATATTGAGCAGGCGGAACGTGTGGTTTATGTGATCGATCTGGAAGATAAAAAAGATTCCACAGCAGTGGAACTTGTAAAAAATCTCTTTGCAACCAAAATGCGCGATTATGTGACAGAAGTGGACGAGCAGAGTATTGTGCTGATCAAAGATGTACGTGACATCAAAAGTGAAGATGAATTACAGAAGTTAGCCGATATGATCGTGGATAATATGCACACGGAGGCGATGGTGCGTGTAAGAGTCGGTTACGGTAATCAGGTGAATAATCTGCCGGATATTGCAAAATCCTATCAGGAGGCAAAGATGGCGCTTGAGGTCGGGAAGATTTTCTATGCGGAAAAGGAGACGATCGCATATCGTTATCTCGGCATCGGACGTCTGATCTACCAGCTTCCAATGAGTCTGTGTGAAATGTTTATTCATGAGGTGTTCGGTGATGAGATACCGGATATCTTTAATGAAGAGACAACAACAACGATACAGAAATTCTTTGAAAACAACCTTAATATATCAGAGACAGCCAGACAGCTTTATGTACACAGAAATACTTTAGTGTATCGTCTGGAGCGGTTAGAAAAGATCATTGGACTTGATATCCGTAAATTTGATGATGCGATGACATTCAAACTTGCACTGATGGTTATTTCACATATGCAGTATGCGAAACGTCAGGATACGGATCAGAGATAG